The proteins below are encoded in one region of Candidatus Methanoperedens sp.:
- a CDS encoding tetratricopeptide repeat protein yields the protein MLFKNISTLDKRKKGLICGIIIALIFSGFGFAQTFDSSQMQWTGGVSGKLVRGEVLTYNGYSVEVIGFSAPVESSKYKQEPEEPVEPFVELNISKNGSFISTVALRLAESYVVPDGNLRVTATGLPAQNAQEWIFESYAPWAVIELDPRGTPSLAVSIQTDHDKYVSSYTTDIVATVNIENTGPADAVNVDMVIDTELPINRGSLKYHYDTIKKGESVTETITFASPILAEQRMYSISANVSGYDVMNIPYTATSIKSISMASELPVMLSVRKSTVDKMYLKDYTIISLSVKNNGRLDAKNVNITDSLPGGFIVLGNQSLHWVADIPVNEEWDYHYLVRPLEANKEGVIFPAVTAEFEVNNESYSVLSNQPKIVVYGPKIVLTKKTDVSEFNPGDTVTVTVVAENTGSTPTRVTIMDTLPNNVTLVSGSTTSGGFLEATRNMSFSYTLRIYSKESITLPAANAEYYELGSIGRKISTSSQEVEIPLKSAKKTPIPTPQITIPTPVPNVTLPEKTPTPTPQITTPAPTPSPAVTVPTAIELRKIATLLLNTILGCNNTYISRFTYTACDFFNQGFGEPQTNLSIRKSTVDSMLLKDYTSISLSVMNNGTYDAKDVNIIDSLPGGFILLGNQSLHWIVDIPAGREMEYRYLVRPEEPSKEGIIFPAAVVEFKINNKLYSTLSNQPRIVVQGPRVVLTKQADVSLVTPGDTVTVTVLAENTGTASTSIVVSDSLPEGVTLFSGRTTYEGVLEANMKTSFNYTFRIDSIKTIKLPPANADYYEYDTTGRKISTMSQELEIQIKSPATIIETPGKGISVSEFLPLGYLLIALMLISFVVYKLWNYRKAIKVTPGIAVKHEETPAIQEQRKYDEAIKSYDKAIKVNPENADAWYNKGFALYELGKYEEATQAYDTARKIIHEMHR from the coding sequence ATGTTATTTAAAAATATATCCACTCTCGACAAGAGGAAAAAAGGCTTGATTTGTGGTATCATAATAGCCTTGATTTTCTCAGGGTTTGGCTTTGCCCAAACATTTGATAGTTCACAGATGCAGTGGACTGGGGGTGTATCAGGCAAGCTCGTGCGCGGCGAAGTGCTCACATATAATGGGTATTCTGTAGAAGTAATAGGATTTTCAGCACCTGTGGAGTCGTCAAAATACAAACAAGAACCTGAAGAACCTGTTGAGCCTTTCGTGGAGCTGAACATATCTAAAAATGGCAGTTTTATAAGCACTGTTGCTCTCCGGCTGGCAGAATCGTATGTTGTGCCTGATGGTAATTTGAGAGTTACAGCAACCGGACTCCCTGCTCAAAATGCACAAGAGTGGATTTTTGAAAGTTATGCTCCATGGGCGGTAATTGAACTGGATCCAAGAGGCACTCCAAGCCTTGCGGTATCGATACAGACAGACCACGATAAATACGTATCCTCATACACCACAGACATTGTTGCAACTGTAAACATAGAAAATACAGGCCCGGCTGATGCGGTTAATGTTGATATGGTCATTGACACAGAACTTCCAATAAATAGGGGCTCTCTAAAATATCATTATGATACAATCAAAAAAGGTGAATCCGTCACCGAGACCATTACATTCGCATCACCCATTCTCGCAGAACAAAGGATGTACAGCATATCAGCAAACGTCAGCGGATATGATGTTATGAATATTCCATACACGGCAACGTCCATAAAGAGCATTTCAATGGCATCCGAGCTTCCCGTGATGCTCTCCGTAAGGAAAAGCACTGTTGATAAGATGTATTTAAAGGATTACACTATCATTTCATTATCTGTAAAAAACAATGGAAGGCTCGATGCTAAAAATGTGAATATCACGGATTCTCTTCCAGGCGGTTTCATAGTCCTCGGAAACCAATCGCTGCACTGGGTTGCAGATATTCCTGTCAATGAGGAATGGGACTACCACTATCTGGTAAGACCTCTTGAGGCGAACAAAGAAGGTGTAATATTTCCCGCAGTCACTGCCGAGTTCGAAGTAAATAACGAATCTTATAGCGTGCTATCAAACCAGCCGAAGATTGTGGTATACGGACCAAAGATTGTCCTCACGAAAAAGACAGATGTTTCAGAGTTCAACCCTGGCGATACTGTGACCGTGACTGTGGTTGCGGAAAATACAGGAAGTACCCCTACAAGGGTGACCATAATGGACACATTGCCAAATAATGTGACTCTGGTCAGCGGCAGCACAACCAGTGGGGGATTTCTGGAAGCAACAAGGAACATGAGTTTCAGCTACACCCTTAGAATTTATTCCAAAGAGAGCATCACGCTTCCTGCTGCAAATGCTGAATACTATGAACTCGGATCCATAGGTAGAAAGATCAGCACGAGCAGTCAGGAAGTTGAAATACCGCTTAAATCCGCAAAGAAAACTCCTATACCTACTCCACAAATAACAATACCTACGCCTGTGCCTAATGTAACGCTGCCAGAGAAAACCCCCACGCCAACGCCTCAAATTACAACACCGGCCCCTACGCCTTCACCTGCTGTTACGGTTCCAACTGCAATTGAACTTCGCAAAATTGCAACTCTCCTTTTGAATACCATACTGGGTTGTAACAATACCTATATCAGCCGCTTTACATATACAGCCTGTGACTTTTTCAATCAGGGCTTCGGTGAACCTCAGACGAATCTCTCCATAAGAAAGAGTACGGTTGATAGCATGCTTTTAAAGGATTACACCAGCATTTCATTGTCAGTAATGAACAACGGAACGTACGATGCTAAGGATGTGAATATCATAGACTCTCTCCCAGGCGGTTTCATACTCCTCGGCAACCAATCGCTGCACTGGATTGTTGATATTCCTGCAGGTAGGGAAATGGAATACCGCTATCTGGTAAGACCCGAGGAGCCAAGCAAAGAAGGAATCATATTCCCCGCAGCTGTTGTAGAGTTCAAAATAAATAATAAATTATACAGCACGCTATCAAACCAGCCCAGGATTGTGGTTCAGGGACCAAGGGTTGTGCTCACGAAGCAGGCAGACGTATCTTTGGTCACGCCAGGAGATACTGTGACCGTGACTGTATTAGCTGAAAACACAGGAACTGCTTCCACGAGTATCGTTGTCTCGGACAGCCTGCCGGAAGGTGTAACTCTGTTCAGTGGCAGAACAACGTACGAGGGGGTTCTGGAAGCTAACATGAAGACGAGTTTCAACTACACTTTTAGAATAGATTCCATAAAAACCATTAAACTCCCTCCAGCAAACGCAGACTATTATGAATACGATACCACGGGAAGGAAGATCAGCACGATGAGTCAGGAACTTGAAATCCAGATTAAATCTCCAGCCACAATAATTGAAACTCCAGGCAAGGGAATAAGCGTATCGGAATTCCTTCCTTTGGGATATCTTTTGATTGCTCTGATGCTCATCAGCTTTGTCGTTTATAAGTTATGGAACTACAGAAAGGCAATAAAGGTAACTCCCGGGATAGCAGTGAAACATGAAGAGACACCTGCTATTCAAGAACAAAGAAAATATGACGAGGCAATAAAGTCTTATGATAAAGCTATAAAGGTGAACCCAGAAAATGCAGATGCCTGGTATAATAAAGGCTTTGCGCTATATGAACTGGGGAAATACGAAGAAGCAACACAGGCTTATGATACAGCCAGAAAAATAATCCACGAGATGCATAGATAA
- a CDS encoding biotin/lipoate A/B protein ligase family protein: MRIWRFLDRDMIEGFYSAALFESIARHVGTGSAPETILFWRVSSPVVYLGYHQCVVDEINADFCDRNNIGIVRRILGGGCGFCDKNQVLYSVIGREGGVIPNDIQAAYAKTLGGVVNALETLGAGGEIEPERNAVYSKGKKISGNAQGRFGGAVLINGSLLLDFDFELMDKVLKNPTKNLHPVNCAREGMITLKEMGIADLSAVKKALRQGFEKALGISSRDGMLTVSEAATADRLLDKYMQKDWTYRMDIKRTLRKKLTADSESRL, encoded by the coding sequence ATGAGAATATGGCGTTTCCTTGACCGTGATATGATTGAGGGTTTTTACAGCGCAGCCCTCTTTGAATCCATTGCAAGGCATGTAGGTACCGGTTCTGCCCCTGAAACAATACTTTTCTGGCGCGTGAGCTCGCCTGTTGTGTATCTCGGCTATCATCAATGCGTGGTAGATGAGATTAATGCTGATTTTTGCGATCGCAACAATATCGGGATAGTACGCAGGATACTGGGAGGCGGGTGTGGTTTTTGCGATAAGAACCAGGTACTTTATTCAGTGATTGGAAGGGAAGGAGGTGTCATTCCGAATGATATTCAGGCTGCATACGCAAAAACCCTTGGAGGCGTTGTGAACGCGCTTGAAACTCTCGGTGCAGGCGGAGAAATCGAACCTGAGCGCAATGCGGTTTATTCAAAAGGTAAGAAGATATCCGGAAATGCGCAGGGGCGCTTTGGCGGCGCAGTTTTAATAAACGGAAGCCTGCTGCTGGATTTTGATTTCGAGCTTATGGATAAGGTGCTGAAAAATCCCACGAAGAACCTCCACCCCGTTAATTGTGCGAGGGAAGGGATGATAACCTTAAAGGAAATGGGAATTGCCGACCTCAGCGCTGTTAAAAAGGCGCTCAGGCAGGGTTTTGAAAAAGCGCTCGGAATAAGCTCTCGGGATGGCATGCTAACCGTGAGCGAAGCTGCCACTGCTGACCGCCTGCTGGATAAGTACATGCAGAAAGATTGGACTTACAGAATGGATATAAAACGTACACTCAGGAAAAAATTAACCGCAGATTCCGAGTCGCGCCTCTGA
- a CDS encoding ATP-binding cassette domain-containing protein, translated as MQAIEVSHLIKKFGPLTALNDITFSVHEGETFGFLGPNGAGKTTTIRILTGISRPTSGTATIFGHDIEHDTIAARQSMGIVSEHSNVYDDLTAWQNMMFSAELYHVGRSEREKKTTELLMTFGLHERRNDKVHGFSKGMKRRLTLAMGLVNSPRLLFLDEPTSGLDVQSNLIIRDVVADLVREGVTVFLTTHNIEEANVMCDRVAIINKGNIAAIDAPESLKKTIQSVQSIELSFDHSSADQLDELSRLPMVNDVHKAGDKFKLYTEAPSEVIDAAMAYAHTHNLKVISITTLGPSLEDVFIRLTGLQRTGGAVHAID; from the coding sequence ATGCAAGCAATTGAAGTATCTCATCTCATCAAAAAATTCGGCCCTCTCACTGCGCTCAATGATATTACTTTCTCCGTTCACGAGGGTGAGACCTTTGGTTTTTTGGGTCCCAATGGCGCAGGCAAGACCACTACCATCCGTATTTTGACCGGTATTTCAAGACCGACCTCTGGAACGGCAACCATTTTTGGGCATGATATTGAGCACGATACCATTGCCGCAAGGCAGTCCATGGGCATTGTATCCGAGCATTCCAACGTGTACGATGACCTGACCGCATGGCAGAACATGATGTTTTCCGCTGAACTCTACCATGTGGGACGGAGCGAGCGAGAAAAAAAGACAACCGAGCTGCTCATGACATTCGGGTTACACGAACGGCGCAACGACAAAGTGCACGGGTTTTCAAAGGGGATGAAACGGCGCCTGACGCTCGCGATGGGGCTGGTCAACAGCCCGCGCCTGCTGTTCCTGGATGAACCCACCTCAGGGCTCGATGTACAGAGCAACCTCATCATCAGGGATGTGGTCGCGGACCTCGTCCGCGAGGGTGTCACGGTTTTTTTGACGACGCACAATATTGAGGAGGCAAATGTCATGTGTGACCGGGTGGCGATCATCAATAAAGGAAATATCGCCGCAATCGATGCACCGGAATCCCTGAAAAAGACGATCCAGAGTGTGCAGTCGATCGAGCTCTCGTTTGACCACAGTTCTGCAGACCAGCTGGATGAGCTCAGCCGCCTTCCCATGGTGAATGACGTACACAAGGCAGGTGACAAGTTTAAGCTCTACACTGAAGCTCCATCTGAGGTTATCGATGCCGCTATGGCTTATGCCCACACGCACAACCTTAAAGTGATCAGTATCACGACTCTTGGCCCGAGCCTCGAGGATGTGTTCATCCGGTTAACCGGCCTGCAGCGGACAGGGGGTGCAGTCCATGCCATCGATTGA
- a CDS encoding ABC transporter permease, which produces MPSIDRELSAAWAIARKDMRIYYLKPNIIVSGILFPLFMFLAFAIGKNAPPGTLIPGLIAITLLFSASSIEPVSIPIERRVKTFDRLLSAPISLHSLVSGESLSGFLYSLGIACLPLSVGVIMFRTPIVNAPVLVIAMILTAFCFATLGTLFAAYPTENVGEVMSMLNTVRLPLIFISGVFIPISAMPKIGQEIALISPLTYGNDMIEYAYTGKSLFSPLLDIVVLVTFILIFQIAANRLYKKFNE; this is translated from the coding sequence ATGCCATCGATTGACCGCGAGCTGTCCGCTGCATGGGCAATTGCCAGAAAGGATATGCGGATCTATTACCTCAAACCCAACATCATCGTTTCCGGCATCCTCTTCCCGCTCTTCATGTTCCTGGCATTTGCCATCGGGAAGAATGCCCCTCCAGGTACCCTGATCCCGGGGCTGATCGCGATCACCCTCCTGTTTTCTGCCTCATCAATCGAGCCGGTCTCGATACCCATTGAACGGCGGGTAAAAACCTTCGACCGCCTGCTCTCGGCACCGATCTCGCTGCATTCGCTGGTGTCGGGTGAGAGCCTGAGCGGATTTCTCTACAGTCTCGGCATCGCGTGTCTCCCGCTTTCCGTGGGTGTCATCATGTTCAGAACGCCTATTGTAAATGCACCTGTCCTGGTGATTGCCATGATACTCACGGCGTTCTGTTTTGCGACGCTTGGGACACTGTTCGCCGCATACCCCACCGAGAATGTGGGAGAGGTTATGTCGATGCTCAACACGGTCAGGCTGCCGCTTATCTTTATCTCAGGCGTTTTTATCCCGATATCGGCTATGCCCAAGATCGGTCAGGAGATCGCACTGATATCCCCCCTTACCTACGGAAATGACATGATCGAGTACGCCTATACCGGCAAATCGCTTTTTTCGCCGCTGCTGGATATCGTGGTGCTGGTGACCTTCATCCTGATCTTCCAGATCGCAGCAAATCGCCTTTACAAGAAGTTTAACGAATGA
- the hisI gene encoding phosphoribosyl-AMP cyclohydrolase, giving the protein MMNINDLKFEDGLITAIAQDYKTGEVLMVAFMNKEALGKTIETGRAFYWSRSRRKLWKKGESSGHEQIVHDILIDCDTDAVLLKVEQIGGACHTGYRSCFYRTIGGKVIAEKLFEPDEVYRK; this is encoded by the coding sequence ATTATGAACATAAACGACCTAAAATTCGAAGATGGTCTGATTACAGCCATAGCCCAGGATTACAAAACAGGCGAGGTGCTCATGGTTGCATTCATGAACAAGGAAGCCCTCGGAAAGACCATCGAGACAGGGAGGGCATTCTATTGGAGCAGGAGCAGGCGTAAACTCTGGAAAAAAGGGGAGAGCTCAGGTCATGAACAGATAGTTCACGACATATTGATAGACTGCGATACCGATGCAGTGCTGCTGAAGGTTGAACAGATAGGCGGCGCCTGTCATACAGGATACAGGTCGTGTTTTTACCGCACTATCGGAGGAAAGGTAATCGCCGAGAAATTGTTTGAACCTGATGAGGTTTACAGGAAATAG
- a CDS encoding asparagine synthetase B, with the protein MCGIAGAAGKDSEALVKKMLEAIKHRGPDGSGTCSLGDITLGNVLLKITGDKHQPLTNGGALTYNGEIYNFHEIAERLHITTDSDSEALFALISTKGIEAAIPELDGDYAFAYAKDEKLRLVRDPVGVKPLFYAKNCELFAFASEKKALSAIGMTEIRALKPGHMLTYGAGRFIEKRITGFVAGDGLADENIASEALFNAIKQASEKRYYTPCAIAFSGGLDSSLIAALCPEAELYSVGMEGSHDITHTKRAARLLGLSDKLHVHELTADELEAAIPDVIQAIESFDPLKVSIALPLFFASKGAHKDGIRVMLSGQGADELFAGYKRYESLNANELEYALLKDLENIAENNLERDDAATMANAVELRVPFLDKEVVELALGIAPELKVHKGMRKYILRLAARKILPDELAFKEKKAAQYSSGIYSALLGIAKKNGHRGERALGRYLGKILTAG; encoded by the coding sequence ATGTGCGGAATAGCAGGCGCAGCAGGAAAAGACTCGGAAGCTCTTGTCAAAAAGATGCTGGAAGCAATCAAGCACAGGGGACCCGACGGCTCAGGCACATGTTCTCTGGGCGATATCACCCTCGGCAATGTCCTGCTCAAAATCACAGGCGATAAACACCAGCCTCTAACAAACGGCGGCGCGCTCACATACAACGGGGAGATATACAATTTTCATGAGATAGCGGAAAGGCTTCATATCACAACGGATTCGGACAGCGAGGCGCTTTTTGCTCTGATTAGCACAAAAGGCATAGAAGCCGCGATTCCCGAACTGGATGGTGACTATGCATTCGCATACGCTAAGGATGAAAAGCTGCGTCTCGTGCGCGATCCAGTGGGCGTAAAACCACTTTTTTATGCTAAAAATTGTGAACTCTTTGCCTTTGCATCCGAGAAAAAAGCGCTGTCTGCAATCGGGATGACTGAGATTCGCGCCCTCAAGCCAGGACACATGCTTACTTACGGCGCCGGCAGATTCATTGAAAAAAGGATAACGGGTTTCGTTGCAGGTGATGGACTCGCTGATGAAAATATAGCCTCAGAGGCTCTATTTAACGCAATAAAACAAGCTTCGGAAAAACGATACTACACGCCATGCGCCATCGCATTCTCAGGTGGTCTGGACAGCTCCCTGATTGCGGCGCTGTGTCCTGAAGCGGAGCTGTATTCGGTTGGCATGGAAGGCTCGCATGATATCACACATACTAAAAGAGCAGCCAGACTTCTTGGACTTTCTGACAAACTGCACGTCCATGAACTTACGGCAGATGAATTAGAGGCTGCCATTCCAGATGTAATACAGGCAATCGAATCATTTGATCCACTAAAGGTAAGTATTGCACTGCCTCTATTTTTTGCATCAAAAGGCGCTCACAAGGATGGAATTCGCGTAATGCTTTCAGGTCAGGGCGCGGATGAACTCTTCGCAGGATACAAAAGGTATGAATCCTTGAATGCAAACGAACTTGAATACGCGCTTCTGAAAGACCTTGAGAATATTGCAGAGAATAACCTTGAGCGCGATGATGCCGCGACCATGGCAAATGCTGTTGAGCTCCGCGTTCCTTTCCTTGATAAAGAGGTGGTGGAACTGGCTTTGGGGATTGCGCCTGAACTTAAGGTACACAAGGGGATGCGCAAATACATACTGAGGCTGGCAGCAAGGAAAATCCTGCCCGATGAGCTTGCCTTTAAAGAAAAGAAAGCGGCGCAGTACAGCAGTGGAATTTATTCTGCGCTTCTTGGTATTGCAAAGAAAAATGGACACAGGGGAGAGCGAGCCCTGGGAAGGTATCTTGGGAAAATATTAACCGCAGGTTAA
- a CDS encoding type II toxin-antitoxin system RelE/ParE family toxin: protein MSFEINIKDKSLKFISSLQKRDRERLKEAILVLKDEPVPIKSLDIAKIKGEKNTYRIRKGKLRIVYEVIWEQKLILIHRVDFRGDAYK from the coding sequence ATGAGCTTTGAGATAAATATCAAAGACAAATCTTTGAAATTTATATCATCCCTGCAAAAACGTGACAGAGAGCGCCTCAAAGAGGCAATCCTCGTTTTAAAAGATGAGCCTGTTCCTATAAAGTCCCTTGATATTGCCAAGATAAAAGGTGAGAAGAATACGTATCGGATACGTAAAGGGAAGTTAAGGATAGTTTATGAAGTCATATGGGAGCAAAAGCTTATTCTGATCCATAGAGTCGATTTCAGGGGAGACGCTTATAAGTAA
- a CDS encoding Nif3-like dinuclear metal center hexameric protein yields the protein MNLRELIPILESIAPPALAEDFDAGRIGLVLDRGADIRKIAVALDPTDHVLKEAARLGANLLVTHHTLIFDPVNLISKRLSDLLKIAIDSDISIYTMHTNYDKAEGGVNDVLAGILGLRCIIPLALGRLGEIKTCSAPQFASFLAKKLDTHVQFIGDREIKKVMVVGGSGFRREYIDIALEHGADALVSGELRHDAIDYAGELCLFDATHYATEAPAMKKLCERLPIESVFIEDKPVVRLGTADERRL from the coding sequence ATGAACCTCCGTGAACTCATCCCCATCCTCGAATCCATCGCGCCGCCCGCCTTAGCCGAAGACTTTGATGCCGGCAGAATCGGACTCGTTCTCGACCGGGGCGCCGACATCAGGAAAATCGCAGTTGCGCTTGACCCCACAGACCATGTGCTGAAAGAAGCGGCGCGCCTCGGTGCAAACCTGCTTGTCACCCACCACACGCTGATATTCGACCCTGTGAACCTCATCTCAAAGAGATTATCCGATCTATTAAAAATTGCTATCGATAGCGATATTTCCATCTACACCATGCACACCAACTACGACAAAGCTGAAGGCGGCGTGAATGACGTGCTCGCCGGGATTCTGGGCTTGCGCTGCATAATTCCGCTTGCTCTTGGCAGACTGGGCGAAATAAAGACGTGCAGCGCCCCGCAATTCGCCTCGTTCTTAGCAAAAAAGCTGGATACGCATGTGCAATTCATTGGAGACCGCGAAATTAAAAAAGTCATGGTGGTTGGCGGAAGTGGCTTTCGGAGAGAATACATCGACATAGCTCTCGAACACGGCGCCGATGCGCTTGTATCAGGGGAGCTGCGCCACGATGCGATAGACTATGCGGGAGAGCTGTGTCTTTTCGACGCTACACATTATGCCACAGAAGCGCCCGCAATGAAAAAATTGTGCGAGCGATTGCCGATAGAATCCGTTTTCATTGAGGATAAGCCTGTGGTAAGGTTAGGAACCGCAGATGAACGCAGATTATAG
- a CDS encoding tRNA uridine(34) 5-carboxymethylaminomethyl modification radical SAM/GNAT enzyme Elp3 produces the protein MDEIESAARELIEQLLRKEVTGEKGLNAAKKAISIRYKLSSLLSNSQILAAAKDKDEKEAVLPLLQLKPVRTISGVAVIAAMTSPAPCPHGLCVPCPGGPDSKFHSPQSYMGAEPAARRAAQNNFDPYMQVFSRLQQLSQIGHPIEKAELIVMGGTFTSRTLCYQEWFVKRAIEAMNDFYGTEWRMGNSYNSIEEVQSGNESARIRNVGITIETRPDWTEKEHIDTILDLGATKVEIGVQSTYDFILAGIQRGHTVAESAAANTRLRDSGLKVGFHMMPGLPGSAPESDFRMFRRLFEDERFMPDYLKIYPTLVTEGTRLHGMWELGNYAPLEVLEAVDLFARIKSIIPKWVRLQRIQRDIPAYQVLAGIKKSNIRQLAKERLLEMGGRCNCIRCREVGHRMLEGVEPENIELTKEEYRACGGREHFISFEDIEKDILVGFIRLRFPFAPHRKELLGSALVRELHVYGAMVPPGESAGEAQWQHRGYGEELLAAAEEVSRSAGYDKIAVTSGIGVRDYYRKFGYEREGAYMTKKL, from the coding sequence ATGGACGAAATTGAATCAGCAGCAAGAGAGCTAATCGAACAGCTCCTTAGAAAAGAGGTAACCGGCGAAAAAGGATTGAACGCTGCTAAAAAAGCCATCAGCATACGCTACAAACTTTCATCTCTGTTGAGCAATTCCCAGATACTTGCAGCAGCAAAAGATAAGGATGAAAAAGAAGCTGTCCTTCCGCTGCTCCAGTTAAAACCAGTCAGGACGATATCGGGCGTGGCTGTGATAGCGGCAATGACTTCGCCTGCACCTTGCCCGCATGGATTATGTGTCCCATGCCCGGGAGGTCCTGACTCAAAATTCCATTCACCGCAAAGTTATATGGGTGCAGAGCCTGCAGCACGCCGCGCAGCACAGAATAATTTTGACCCTTACATGCAGGTATTCTCACGCTTGCAGCAGCTTTCGCAGATAGGGCATCCCATTGAAAAGGCTGAACTTATCGTGATGGGAGGGACATTCACGTCCCGTACACTGTGCTATCAGGAGTGGTTCGTGAAGCGTGCTATTGAAGCGATGAATGATTTTTACGGAACTGAATGGCGAATGGGGAATAGTTACAATTCAATCGAGGAAGTCCAGTCGGGCAATGAGAGCGCACGCATCAGGAACGTGGGGATTACAATAGAGACAAGACCAGACTGGACAGAAAAAGAGCATATCGATACCATTCTTGACCTTGGGGCGACAAAGGTGGAGATAGGAGTGCAGAGCACGTATGATTTCATCCTCGCAGGCATACAGCGCGGGCATACGGTAGCAGAAAGTGCGGCTGCCAATACAAGGCTGCGTGACAGCGGGCTGAAAGTGGGATTTCACATGATGCCCGGTCTTCCAGGCTCTGCGCCTGAATCGGATTTTCGCATGTTCAGGAGATTGTTCGAGGATGAGCGTTTCATGCCGGATTATCTCAAGATATATCCAACATTAGTGACAGAGGGAACGAGGCTTCATGGGATGTGGGAGCTTGGAAATTATGCGCCGCTTGAAGTGCTTGAGGCAGTGGATTTGTTCGCAAGAATCAAATCCATTATACCAAAATGGGTACGTTTGCAGAGGATACAGCGTGATATCCCTGCATACCAGGTGCTGGCAGGGATAAAGAAAAGCAATATAAGGCAGCTTGCTAAAGAACGGCTTCTGGAAATGGGAGGGAGGTGCAACTGCATCAGGTGCCGCGAAGTGGGGCACAGGATGTTAGAAGGTGTAGAGCCTGAGAACATAGAGCTTACAAAGGAAGAATACAGGGCTTGCGGCGGCAGGGAGCATTTCATTTCATTCGAGGATATAGAGAAGGATATATTGGTAGGATTTATCAGGCTGCGCTTCCCTTTCGCACCTCACAGGAAAGAGCTTCTCGGGTCGGCGCTGGTGCGAGAATTGCATGTCTATGGCGCGATGGTTCCGCCTGGCGAGAGTGCAGGCGAGGCGCAGTGGCAGCACCGAGGATACGGCGAGGAGCTTCTCGCGGCGGCTGAAGAGGTGTCACGCTCTGCAGGATATGACAAGATTGCGGTAACAAGCGGCATAGGAGTGAGGGATTATTACAGGAAGTTCGGATACGAGCGCGAGGGTGCGTATATGACGAAAAAACTATAA
- the tpiA gene encoding triose-phosphate isomerase, producing the protein MKKKPLIVLNFKTYPESMGEKAVSMAKYCEEVSKDSGVDIIACPQIPDIYRVAFSVKIPVFAQHIDAAGAGSYTGHITADCVKSAGARGTLINHSERRLLLADVDSAIQSAKKAGLKTIVCTNNIAVTSAAAELAPDFVAIEPPELIGSGIPVSKANPDIVRGSVRAVKAINPHVKVLCGAGISTGDDVAAALRLGAVGVLLASGVIKAKDPKLALFDLVKKI; encoded by the coding sequence ATGAAGAAAAAACCGCTGATAGTATTGAATTTTAAGACCTATCCAGAGAGCATGGGCGAGAAAGCGGTCAGTATGGCAAAATACTGCGAGGAAGTGAGCAAAGATTCAGGAGTTGATATCATTGCCTGTCCGCAGATACCTGATATATACAGGGTTGCATTCTCGGTAAAAATACCCGTCTTTGCCCAGCATATCGATGCCGCAGGTGCTGGAAGTTATACAGGGCATATCACCGCTGATTGCGTTAAGTCAGCCGGAGCCAGAGGAACCCTTATAAACCACTCGGAACGGCGACTTCTATTAGCTGATGTGGACTCTGCTATACAATCCGCAAAAAAGGCTGGATTGAAAACAATCGTATGCACAAATAATATTGCCGTTACCTCGGCTGCAGCGGAATTAGCTCCTGATTTTGTAGCCATTGAGCCTCCTGAACTTATAGGTTCAGGGATTCCTGTTTCAAAAGCCAACCCGGATATCGTGCGCGGCTCGGTCAGGGCAGTGAAAGCTATCAATCCACATGTTAAAGTGCTCTGCGGCGCGGGCATTTCCACAGGTGATGATGTCGCGGCTGCACTTCGGCTCGGTGCTGTAGGCGTGCTGCTGGCTTCAGGCGTAATCAAGGCAAAAGACCCGAAGCTTGCACTATTTGATCTGGTGAAAAAGATTTGA